The following are encoded in a window of Paenibacillus polymyxa genomic DNA:
- a CDS encoding GlsB/YeaQ/YmgE family stress response membrane protein — MWGIVLSIVMAIIIGLIGDALAGHEMPGGIAGSMIAGFVGAWLGVMLLGDWGPVIGDFAVIPAILGTALFVFLLGLASRLLRRAT, encoded by the coding sequence GTGTGGGGAATTGTACTAAGTATTGTAATGGCTATTATTATCGGATTGATTGGCGATGCACTGGCTGGTCATGAAATGCCTGGCGGCATTGCCGGCTCTATGATTGCTGGATTTGTAGGAGCTTGGCTAGGTGTCATGCTATTGGGAGACTGGGGCCCGGTCATCGGAGATTTTGCAGTCATTCCAGCCATACTCGGAACCGCATTGTTCGTGTTCTTGCTCGGACTGGCGTCCAGGCTATTAAGAAGGGCTACCTAA
- a CDS encoding YtxH domain-containing protein has product MSNIDNQNMASTSGFAKGLFIGGLIGAAAALLFAPKPGRDLRSDLSDKITVVSDKTKDVASVVSSKATDLAKTVSTKTADVAKTVSESKDNIVSSVTKASADVANEAAKADKEVMDATAQAAKDTQKQLNANS; this is encoded by the coding sequence ATGAGTAACATTGACAATCAAAATATGGCAAGTACTTCAGGTTTTGCAAAAGGTTTATTTATTGGAGGTTTGATTGGTGCTGCCGCAGCCCTGCTATTCGCGCCGAAGCCGGGTCGTGATTTGCGTAGTGATCTGTCTGATAAAATTACAGTTGTCTCCGATAAAACAAAGGACGTGGCATCTGTAGTGAGCAGCAAAGCGACAGATTTGGCCAAAACCGTTTCCACCAAAACAGCAGATGTAGCCAAAACGGTATCCGAGAGCAAAGACAACATCGTATCCAGCGTAACCAAGGCTTCTGCAGATGTCGCTAATGAAGCAGCCAAAGCGGATAAAGAAGTTATGGATGCAACGGCTCAAGCGGCCAAGGATACGCAAAAACAATTGAATGCAAATTCCTAA
- a CDS encoding DUF5665 domain-containing protein gives MTMNKPNSYGDDLTAKNKRTFHPLQAQDQPDEVSSKQTSSTHNHVKTHDQERDFDVNEHPFELRHEVKRLNKRLDQIADTLERAEFKDILENYSSTKRRIMSNLTAGIARGLGLTLGTVVILALLAWLLSFLVQLNLPVIGDFIAELLGYIKMSQGTK, from the coding sequence ATGACAATGAACAAGCCAAATTCCTATGGAGATGATCTTACCGCGAAGAACAAAAGAACCTTTCATCCCCTACAGGCTCAAGATCAGCCAGATGAAGTTTCATCCAAGCAGACTTCTTCTACTCATAATCATGTTAAAACACATGATCAGGAGAGGGACTTTGATGTAAATGAGCATCCTTTTGAGCTGCGCCATGAGGTCAAGCGGCTTAACAAACGCTTAGATCAAATAGCAGATACGCTCGAAAGAGCAGAATTCAAAGATATTCTGGAGAACTACTCCAGCACTAAAAGAAGAATTATGAGCAATCTGACCGCAGGCATTGCACGTGGTCTCGGTCTTACGCTGGGCACAGTGGTTATACTCGCCTTGCTCGCTTGGTTGCTCAGTTTCCTGGTACAGTTAAATCTTCCGGTCATCGGAGATTTCATCGCCGAATTATTAGGATATATCAAAATGAGCCAAGGTACTAAGTAA
- a CDS encoding magnesium transporter CorA family protein, with the protein MTAFEQISSFRGGWEWWDISAGNWQDSVIQHLKEKLPEAAEWLDKVEDIPSSFISVRFPDGNQPLMYGSLIYSVQEEIDSQRNCNKFYFLVLNQKLVTLNLDQNTREIMHTAERQKMLEQCEDAADGMFVLARAVLHYFHTGMDKFEINLRRLEEEMEKRNARTLMDSILNARFELLYWSNMFIPFSELVTASREAYLDQLEENRFFKQLLYRVTRMEGLFLHYEKEIDTLISIDDAISAFRGNEITKTLTIVTAVFTPATVVGAIWGMNFENLPWIKTGWGFTTVIIATLLSMAGMYGWLMMKGWTGDLLKANKRNKL; encoded by the coding sequence ATGACAGCATTTGAACAGATTTCTTCCTTTCGTGGAGGATGGGAATGGTGGGACATCAGTGCTGGGAATTGGCAAGATTCGGTCATACAGCACTTGAAGGAGAAGCTCCCAGAAGCCGCGGAATGGCTGGACAAGGTAGAGGACATTCCATCCAGCTTTATATCTGTGCGCTTTCCAGATGGCAATCAGCCCTTAATGTACGGGTCGCTGATCTACTCCGTTCAGGAGGAGATCGACAGTCAGCGTAATTGCAACAAGTTTTATTTTTTGGTTCTAAACCAGAAGTTAGTGACGTTAAATCTGGATCAAAATACCCGTGAAATCATGCACACCGCGGAACGCCAAAAAATGCTGGAACAGTGTGAGGATGCAGCTGACGGCATGTTTGTATTGGCGAGAGCCGTGCTTCATTATTTTCATACAGGTATGGATAAGTTCGAGATCAACCTGAGAAGACTGGAAGAGGAGATGGAGAAAAGGAATGCCCGTACGCTGATGGATTCTATATTGAATGCACGTTTCGAGCTGTTGTATTGGAGCAATATGTTCATTCCTTTTTCAGAGCTGGTGACGGCTTCTCGGGAGGCATATCTGGATCAACTGGAGGAGAATCGTTTTTTTAAGCAGTTACTTTACCGTGTTACTCGGATGGAAGGACTTTTCCTGCATTATGAAAAGGAAATCGACACATTGATCTCCATTGACGACGCCATTTCCGCATTTAGGGGGAATGAGATTACGAAGACGCTCACCATTGTCACCGCCGTATTTACACCAGCAACCGTAGTGGGCGCTATATGGGGCATGAACTTTGAAAATCTGCCTTGGATTAAAACAGGCTGGGGTTTTACCACCGTGATTATTGCCACATTGCTAAGTATGGCGGGAATGTACGGCTGGCTGATGATGAAGGGGTGGACAGGAGATTTATTGAAGGCTAACAAGCGCAACAAATTGTAG